A window of Pyrobaculum aerophilum str. IM2 contains these coding sequences:
- a CDS encoding glycosyltransferase family 2 protein yields MGDLSPVCITVVLPTLNEAQALPKVVEELRATGYRDILVVDGGSTDGTVEEAKRLGLRVIGQYGRGKGMALRTALMYVETPYVAVLDADYTYPPAELNKLVPLLRHYDVVIGARQGKMPALYKLGNKVLAWLFRVLFGVDLRDPLTGMYVARTDVLREAVTEARGFDLEVEILAKALANGARVAEVPIQYRERIGKKKLRPWHGVGIAVKALELAYRLNPALFLTLIGALMLIPAVALGGWVAYRYFYQGVPHYMLGLAALLMLVIGGISTALLPLHTTIQQLRASIRRALIPPAPTDCLSPLPQPPPPAPPQRPAPEKATVLERAAQGLITAFIVLLAAAAYYLGIGDAATANKLAEWAYYALAGGVLATLIDTAIAQRRQKQLQRQAFRTSHSAVITS; encoded by the coding sequence GTGGGAGATCTGTCGCCGGTGTGCATAACAGTAGTGCTACCCACGCTGAACGAGGCCCAGGCGCTACCCAAGGTGGTTGAGGAGCTCAGGGCAACCGGTTACCGCGACATACTAGTAGTAGACGGCGGGTCGACTGACGGGACCGTGGAGGAGGCCAAGAGGCTGGGGCTGAGGGTAATAGGCCAGTACGGGAGGGGCAAGGGAATGGCCCTGAGGACGGCCCTCATGTACGTGGAGACTCCCTACGTCGCCGTGCTAGACGCCGACTATACATACCCCCCGGCAGAGCTGAACAAGTTGGTGCCGCTGCTCAGACACTACGACGTCGTTATAGGCGCCAGGCAGGGGAAAATGCCTGCGCTGTACAAGCTTGGGAATAAAGTGCTGGCGTGGCTATTCCGCGTCTTATTCGGCGTGGATCTAAGGGATCCCCTCACCGGGATGTATGTAGCGAGGACGGACGTGCTCCGAGAAGCTGTTACGGAGGCCAGGGGGTTTGATCTAGAGGTGGAAATCCTGGCCAAAGCCCTGGCAAACGGGGCGAGAGTGGCCGAGGTCCCCATACAGTACAGAGAGAGAATCGGCAAAAAGAAGCTGAGGCCCTGGCACGGCGTGGGGATAGCCGTAAAGGCCCTGGAGCTGGCATACCGCCTAAACCCAGCCCTGTTCCTAACCCTAATCGGCGCCCTTATGTTAATACCGGCAGTGGCCCTGGGGGGCTGGGTGGCCTACCGCTACTTCTACCAGGGAGTCCCCCACTACATGCTGGGCCTCGCCGCCCTCTTAATGTTGGTAATAGGCGGCATATCCACTGCGCTACTCCCTCTGCACACCACAATACAACAGCTGAGGGCCTCAATAAGGCGGGCGTTAATCCCGCCAGCGCCTACAGACTGCTTGTCGCCGCTCCCGCAACCGCCGCCTCCCGCGCCTCCCCAGAGGCCCGCCCCCGAGAAAGCCACAGTGCTGGAAAGAGCAGCCCAGGGCCTAATAACCGCCTTCATAGTGTTGCTGGCAGCCGCCGCGTACTACCTGGGGATTGGAGACGCCGCCACGGCCAACAAACTCGCCGAGTGGGCCTACTACGCATTAGCCGGGGGAGTACTAGCAACGTTAATAGACACAGCCATAGCCCAAAGACGGCAAAAACAGCTTCAGCGCCAAGCATTCCGAACCTCACACTCTGCTGTAATAACTTCATAG